A single region of the Hippoglossus hippoglossus isolate fHipHip1 chromosome 17, fHipHip1.pri, whole genome shotgun sequence genome encodes:
- the LOC117778347 gene encoding microtubule organization protein AKNA: MEGGDPEESDGDVQGSTVLWERCIQQSIFVDLSEDESLHFSDLEASLDMHLSQAESPASGASIHLSGSALSALDSTSSESSVESSPSERVVEDKTKSSILHESVQRPNTVQDELPLKQGNEDPGLDTSDEDQEDLPYDGDLGSPYFNKTASTEGDSSSDGSRTIGGSPDGPCLLEFTTADGDETSERLVSGSEEPGTLSQEDEGAKQENCVDAFQPSDVAPPCPSPTDINQLLLRHFTQEELLRPGRLIDAETLPEVSLLESMSWAPTCNSTATNNNHTEIPAWDSEIFSDRTDEKSHTASQNSSLENEAERSIDKSSRDSNQSSGDNTATQAVVQEKSEEDDQFQRVPLVRTRSFCEMKYGQGQVHYPLPDFSKVAPKVKIPKAPSGPSRPAPPTPSTMHRAQSSPGMLDLISRVLEDSVPQPEKAYVFKDEAEYDKLLTRSAEAENLIDQMRLGTNPSTDLMLYSECDDDHQRNLAEGSHLGSLAPHLHPSENFGQRRGTVPQSYTAEVIAASLSQPEEGLSDGERMTAELREVISPFMQKVEELKTIVSNMSISIAEQQMMLRSMMEAQDQLERKYMSTRDEHRALEMQNYMGLSRNTGTFDPDRLVEGDIFRIGMHLDDIKEMIDKNLCEQMSPPHSSSTPMPMTDKLHVRPGSVCMLTPSPPPSLHEGPCAGFSTVTFEMEPRTEEEEAEEVEERNSEESDGLEQSSELITADSALKHTGYNNCQSRSSLERLDFQRDDEEEGDEEERSSVLSEGIVHGNISAHLSRTSSTSRQTEWTPERRCTPDSVLIPEGECDLGDGVSLAVEVCSFSHAPKLSDTHGLSEPPLNSPCASQRLVSPETDSGFGSSYLNLSASGSFQPNLLIESVPSHNDGLSSSDGEGSCSNLQTTIHPASLNIQQWSGSNPSLQTQFCVAAAAVDLWVESTTTDPVVRLQGSDPGLPALLSHCVSEPVLSTTMDSEERGSPVNSCSCNSEAILALQSEVSRLKKDLEEGLVQLPHLAQKMGYLTSKYRHGRQERRSKTRARTHLRQSCNSPTRIEDWISSDMDPSKSKGTDIGDTAGSDIMLQFHSSSTGSRRGSGVRSGPEFQYKLQEALQSSRGQRETTHCLHTVLILMSADVMEGFYSRRRWSPLSSLALQKPLLQVSYGSSSSLPASYKLREPPQSTSHHRKRSTQSDSALLPSNVFFQRTLSPGSAPSKAVSRTGTRRGSKQEEMNRTLDQAIEVARSMKRTTDRMAKRLSADLGKAQLNKKLHNTQPLGGRKHHAF; this comes from the exons ATGGAGGGAGGAGACCCAGAGGAGTCAGACGGGGATGTGCAGGGATCCACCGTGCTGTGGGAGAGATGCATCCAGCAGAGCATCTTCGTGGACCTGAGCGAGGATGAAAGTCTGCATTTCAGTGATTTAGAGGCTTCTTTGGATATGCATCTCTCCCAGGCAGAGTCTCCCGCCTCAGGGGCCAGCATCCATCTCAGCG GGAGCGCGTTGTCAGCATTGGACAGCACCTCCTCAGAGTCCAGTGTTGAGAGCAGTCCAAGTGAGAGGGTGGTAGAGGACAAGACCAAGAGCAGCATCTTACATGAGTCTGTCCAAAGACCAAACACTGTGCAAGATGAGCTACCTTTAAAGCAGGGTAATGAGGACCCAGGGCTAGATACCAGTGACGAGGATCAGGAGGACCTGCCTTATGATGGTGACCTTGGCAGCCCCTACTTCAACAAGACCGCGAGCACTGAGGGCGACAGCAGCTCTGATGGAAGTAGGACTATTGGTGGAAGTCCTGATGGTCCTTGTCTGCTTGAGTTCACAACAGCAGATGGAGACGAAACCTCCGAACGTTTGGTTTCTGGTTCTGAGGAACCAGGAACTTTGTCACAAGAGGATGAAGGCGCCAAACAGGAAAACTGTGTTGATGCGTTCCAGCCAAGCGATGTTGCGCCACCATGCCCCAGTCCTACAGATATTAACCAGTTGTTGCTGCGACACTTCACCCAGGAAGAGCTGCTGCGGCCAGGTCGGCTGATCGATGCAGAGACCCTGCCGGAGGTGTCCCTATTGGAGAGCATGAGCTGGGCCCCAACATGCAACAGCACTGCAACTAATAATAACCACACAGAGATCCCTGCATGGGATTCTGAGATCTTCTCTGACAGGACTGATGAAAAGAGTCATACTGCATCACAAAACTCAAGTTTAGAGAACGAGGCTGAGAGGAGCATTGATAAATCCAGCAGAGACTCAAACCAGAGCAGTGGAGACAACACTGCCACACAGGCAGTGGTGCAGGAAAAGTCTGAAGAGGATGATCAGTTTCAGAGAGTCCCTCTTGTGCGCACCAGGTCCTTCTGTGAGATGAAGTATGGCCAAGGCCAAGTCCACTACCCCCTCCCTGATTTCTCCAAGGTTGCTCCCAAGGTAAAGATCCCCAAAGCTCCAAGTGGCCCTTCCAGGCCTGCTCCTCCGACGCCCAGCACCATGCACAGAGCTCAGTCCTCTCCAGGGATGTTAGACTTGATCAGCAGAGTCCTGGAGGATTCCGTCCCGCAGCCAGAGAAGGCGTATGTCTTCAAGGATGAG GCTGAATATGATAAATTACTCACCAGATCTGCTGAGGCAGAGAACCTCATTGATCAAATGAGACTAGGAACCAAT CCCTCCACAGATCTAATGCTTTATTCAGAGTGTGATGATGATCATCAGAGAAACTTAGCCGAGGGAAGCCATCTTGGATCCTTGGCTCCTCATCTTCACCCGTCAG aAAACTTTGGTCAGAGGCGAGGAACGGTGCCACAGAGCTACACTGCAGAGGTGATCGCAGCTTCCCTCAGTCAGCCGGAGGAGGGTCTCAGTGATGGGGAAAGAATGACTGctgagctgagagaagtcatCAGCCCGTTCATGCAGAAA GTGGAAGAGTTAAAAACGATTGTCAGCAACATGTCGATAAGCATCGCGGAACAGCAAATG ATGTTGAGGAGCATGATGGAGGCTCAGGACCAGCTGGAGAGGAAATACATGAGTACGAGGGACGAGCACAGAGCTCTGGAGATGCAGAACTACATGGGTCTGTCCAGGAACACCGGCACCTTTGACCCAGACAG gctgGTGGAGGGGGACATATTCAGGATAGGGATGCACCTCGACGACATAAAGGAGATGATAGACAAAAACCTGTGTGAGCAAATGTCCCCACCCCACTCATCCTCCACTCCCATGCCCATGACAGACAAGCTGCATGTGAGGCCCGGTTCTGTCTGCATGCTCACCCCCTCACCTCCGCCATCCCTGCACGAG GGTCCGTGTGCAGGATTTTCCACTGTGACTTTTGAGATGGAGCCAcggacagaggaagaagaagcggaggaggtggaggagaggaacagtGAGGAAAGCGATGGACTGGAGCAAAGCAGCGAGCTCATAACCGCTGACTCTGCACTGAAACATACCGGATACAACAACTGTCAATCacg CAGCTCACTGGAGAGACTGGACTTCCAGAGagatgacgaggaggagggcgacgaagaggagaggagctctGTGTTGTCAGAGGGGATAGTTCATGGCAACATCTCAGCACACCTGAGCAGAACCAGCTCAACCTCCAGACAGACGGAGTGGACACCTGAAAG ACGTTGCACCCCAGATAGTGTCCTTATCCCTGAGGGTGAATGTGATCTGGGTGATGGTGTGAGTCTGGCTGTGGAGGTCTGCTCTTTCTCTCATGCACCCAAACTCTCAGACACCCACGGCCTCTCGGAGCCTCCTCTCAACTCCCCATGTGCATCACAG CGGCTCGTGAGCCCGGAGACAGACAGTGGATTTGGGAGCTCTTACTTGAATCTGTCAGCCTCTGGATCATTTCAACCAAACCTGCTCATCGAAAG TGTGCCATCCCATAATGATGGTTTAAGCAGCTCAGATGGTGAGGGCTCCTGCTCCAACCTGCAGACAACCATCCATCCAGCCTCTCTGAATATCCAGCAGTGGTCTGGCTCCAACCCATCGCTCCAAACACAGTTCTGTGTTGCGGCAGCTGCAGTGGACCTGTGGGTGGAGAGCACCACCACAGACCCTGTAGTCCGGCTACAGG GATCTGACCCCGGCCTGCCTGCGCTCCTCAGTCACTGTGTTTCTGAACCTGTACTCAGCACTACCATGGAttcagaggagagaggcagcCCAGTGAATTCCTGCTCCTGTAATAG tgAGGCCATCCTGGCCTTGCAGTCAGAGGTGTCCAGGCTGAAGAAGGACCTGGAGGAGGGTTTGGTTCAGCTGCCTCACCTGGCACAGAAGATGGGCTATCTCACCTCCAAGTACAGGCATGGTCGTCAGGAGCGCAGGTCGAAAACCAGAGCCAGGACTCACCTAAGACAGAGTTGTAACAG TCCAACAAGAATAGAGGACTGGATTTCTTCAGACATGGATCCCAGCAAGAGCAAAG GTACAGACATAGGGGACACAGCAGGGTCCGACATCATGTTGCAGTTCCACAGTTCGTCTACAGGGAGCAGAAGAGGCAGCGGTGTGCGCTCTGGGCCTGAGTTTCAGTACAAACTTCAGGAAGCTTTACAGTCCAGCAGAGGTCAG AGGGAAACTACTCA TTGTTTACACACTGTTCTGATTCTCATGTCAGCGGATGTCATGGAGGGTTTCTACTCCAGGAGGAGGTggtctcccctctcctccctggcCCTCCAGAAGCCTCTCCTCCAGGTCAGCTACGGCTCCTCCAGCAGCCTACCTGCCAG CTATAAACTGAGGGAGCCGCCACAGTCCACGTCCCACCACAGGAAACGTTCCACCCAGTCAGACTCAGCTCTCCTGCCCAGTAACGTGTTCTTCCAGCGGACACTGTCCCCGGGGTCAGCGCCCTCAAAGGCTGTCAGCAGGACAGGCACACGCAGAGGGAGCAAG CAGGAGGAAATGAACAGGACTCTGGACCAGGCTATTGAAGTGGCCCGCAGCATGAAAAGGACCACGGACCGGATGGCCAAGAGACTGTCAGCTGACCTGGGCAAAGCTCAACTCAACAAGAAACTGCACAACAcgcagccactagggggcaggAAACACCATGCATTCTAA
- the LOC117778878 gene encoding tubulin alpha-1C chain-like gives MRECISVHVGQAGVQIGNACWELYCLEHGIQPDGQMPSNKTIGGGDDSFSTFFSETGAGKHVPRAVFVDLEPTVIDEVRTGSYRQLFHPEQLITGKEDAANNYARGHYTIGKEIIDLVLDRIRKLADQCTGLQGFLVFHSFGGGTGSGFTSLLMERLSVDYGKKSKLEFSIYPAPQVSTAVVEPYNAILTTHTTLEHSDCAFMVDNEAIYDICRRNLDIEHPSYTNLNRLMSQIVSSITASLRFDGALNVDLTEFQTNLVPYPRIHFPMATYAPVISAEKAYHEQLTVSEITNACFEPANQMVKCDPRHGKYMACCLLYRGDVVPKDVNAAIGTIKTKRTIQFVDWCPTGFKVGINYQPPTVVPGGDLAKVQRAVCMLSNTTAIAEAWARLDHKFDLMYAKRAFVHWYVGEGMEEGEFSEAREDMAALEKDYEEVGADSLGEDDEEEGDY, from the exons ATG CGTGAGTGTATCTCCGTGCACGTTGGTCAGGCCGGTGTCCAGATTGGCAATGCCTGCTGGGAGCTTTACTGCCTGGAACATGGGATCCAGCCGGATGGACAGATGCCCAGCAACAAGACCattggaggaggagatgacTCCTTCAGCACCTTCTTTAGTGAGACCGGAGCTGGAAAGCACGTCCCCAGAGCTGTTTTTGTCGACCTGGAGCCCACTGTCATCG ATGAAGTACGCACTGGAAGCTACCGCCAGCTGTTCCACCCTGAGCAGCTGATCACTGGTAAAGAGGATGCTGCCAACAACTACGCCCGTGGACACTACACCATTGGCAAAGAGATCATTGACCTGGTGCTGGACAGGATCCGCAAACTG GCTGACCAGTGCACTGGTCTTCAAGGCTTCCTGGTTTTCCACAGCTTCGGAGGTGGCACCGGCTCTGGCTTCACCTCACTGCTGATGGAGCGTCTGTCCGTTGACTACGGTAAGAAGTCCAAGCTGGAGTTCTCCATCTACCCAGCCCCCCAGGTGTCCACCGCTGTGGTGGAGCCCTACAATGCCATCCTGACCACCCACACCACCCTGGAGCACTCTGACTGTGCCTTCATGGTAGATAACGAGGCCATATACGATATCTGCCGCAGGAACCTCGATATCGAGCATCCCTCCTACACCAACCTGAACAGGTTGATGAGTCAGATTGTGTCCTCCATCACTGCTTCCCTCCGTTTCGATGGTGCCCTCAATGTTGACCTGACCGAGTTCCAGACCAACTTGGTGCCATATCCCCGTATCCACTTCCCTATGGCCACCTATGCTCCTGTCATCTCTGCTGAGAAGGCCTACCATGAGCAATTAACGGTGTCTGAGATCACAAATGCCTGCTTCgagccagccaatcagatggtGAAATGTGACCCTCGCCACGGTAAATACATGGCCTGCTGCCTCCTGTACCGTGGAGATGTGGTGCCCAAAGATGTCAACGCTGCCATCGGCACCATCAAGACCAAACGCACCATCCAGTTTGTGGACTGGTGCCCCACTGGTTTCAAGGTCGGTATTAACTACCAGCCACCCACTGTGGTTCCTGGTGGAGACCTGGCCAAGGTCCAGAGGGCTGTGTGCATGCTGAGCAACACCACCGCCATCGCTGAGGCCTGGGCTCGCCTTGACCACAAGTTTGATCTGATGTACGCCAAGCGTGCCTTCGTTCACTGGTATGTGGGTGAGGgtatggaggagggagagttctCTGAGGCCAGAGAGGATATGGCAGCTCTGGAGAAAGATTACGAAGAGGTCGGAGCTGATAGTTTgggagaggatgatgaggaggaaggggatTATTAA